CTGGTCGCTGTTGCCCCGGATTCCGCGACCGTCGTGCGCGACGGTCAGCAACAGGAGGTCCCTGCCGCGCAGGTGAGAATGGGCGAGATCGTGCTGGTCAAGAACGGCGCGAAGGTCCCCGTCGACGGTCGAGTCGTCTCGGGCACCGGCGCCATCGATGAGGCCTCGATCACCGGCGAATCGATCCCGGTGGAAAAATCCAAGGGCGGACAGGTCTTCGCCGGCACCGTCTCCCGCGGCGGTTTCCTGCAGGTGCTGGCCACCGGCATCGGTGCCGATACCACCCTAGCCCGGATCATTCACCGGGTCGAGGAGGCCCAGGACGCCAAGGCCCGCACCCAGGCGTTCATCGACCGCTTCTCCGGCTGGTACACCCCCGCGGTGATGGTGCTGGCCCTGGCGGCCGGACTGATCTCCGGCGACGTGGTGCTGGCCCTGACTCTGCTGGTCATCGGCTGTCCCGGCGCCCTGGTGATCTCCATCCCGGTCGCGATCGTGGCCGGCATCGGCCGCGCCGCCCGCAACGGCATCCTGATCAAGGGCGGCGAATTCCTGGAGACCTCGGCGAAGATCTCCGCGGTCGCCGTGGACAAGACCGGCACCCTGACCGAGGGACGCCCGCAGCTGACCGACGTCGTCGTCCTGGACTCGGCGTTGGAGCGCAGCGAGGTGCTGCGCTGGGCTGCCGCCGCTGAGGCCGGCTCCGAACACCCGCTGGCCCGTCCCATCCTGGACACCGCCCAGGCCGAGGGAGTAGGCCCGCACGGCATCCCCGGCACGGTCACCCCGGTCCCCGGCAAGGGCATCGTGTCCGATGTCGACGGTTGGCGGGTACTGATCGGTAACCCGCCGCTACTACTCCAGTACGGCGTTGTCGATGACGGCAGCGCCGCCCAGGCGGCGGAATCGCTGGCCGCCGAGGGCAAGACGCCGATGATCGTGGCGGTCGATGACAAGGTGATCGGCGTCGTCGCCGTCGCCGATCAGGTCCGACAGGATGCACCCGAGATGGTTGCCCGCCTGCACCGGGCCGGCGTGGAGAAGGTGGTCATGCTCACCGGTGACACCCGGCTGGTGGCCGAGGCCATCGGGAAGGCGACCGGGATCG
The Gulosibacter sediminis genome window above contains:
- a CDS encoding heavy metal translocating P-type ATPase, whose translation is MNRLQKWVYGNWSVPVVSGVLIIISFALQWLGGGVANLTVSPQWWLDAGTHAAHASAAFTLGDVFMIAAAAVAGYGIVLKAVRALIAKVIGIDLLVSVAAIGAVIIGNFWEAAAVTFLFAIGHALEAATLNKTRSALAELVAVAPDSATVVRDGQQQEVPAAQVRMGEIVLVKNGAKVPVDGRVVSGTGAIDEASITGESIPVEKSKGGQVFAGTVSRGGFLQVLATGIGADTTLARIIHRVEEAQDAKARTQAFIDRFSGWYTPAVMVLALAAGLISGDVVLALTLLVIGCPGALVISIPVAIVAGIGRAARNGILIKGGEFLETSAKISAVAVDKTGTLTEGRPQLTDVVVLDSALERSEVLRWAAAAEAGSEHPLARPILDTAQAEGVGPHGIPGTVTPVPGKGIVSDVDGWRVLIGNPPLLLQYGVVDDGSAAQAAESLAAEGKTPMIVAVDDKVIGVVAVADQVRQDAPEMVARLHRAGVEKVVMLTGDTRLVAEAIGKATGIDEIHASLLPEDKLDVVAQLQQEGHTIAMVGDGVNDAPALATANIGVAMGAAGSAVAVETADIALMGDNLLKLPEAIGLAKRTVSVMRQNIAIALITVVLLLAGVFAGGVTMSIGMLVHEASVLVVIANAMRLLRNARGSTTMPKSERTTGTAVQQVNA